One Edaphobacter flagellatus genomic region harbors:
- a CDS encoding CPBP family intramembrane glutamic endopeptidase produces the protein MSAPHSVPPQPRTGKAFQLALVVAALAWSLSSRLLSASSARGLTNRFNADWATTLLAAIFLIFLLGVGFTLLEAIARRPSTIRQSLALPPRASAPREWLTGAALGWGIVTATVLPMALAGDLYVSFWLEPRAFLLFFFNLLVIAVTSLAQEIIFRGYPFRRLIDAIGPVAATCFMSLLFAITCAIEDGAGRLALVIAFLSSILFSISWLRTHGLWMAWGMRFAWTASMGALFGLPVAGSLNHATLIQTNAIGRPWVTGEDYGPEASAVMILALIAGLILLVRVTRDYAWNYTHPEIVPGGYPMDIAPPPAHAAMEEAAKAKQNSLVQILPMTPQGRSADSEPNP, from the coding sequence TTGTCCGCGCCTCATTCAGTCCCACCACAGCCGCGAACTGGCAAAGCCTTCCAGCTTGCGCTTGTCGTTGCTGCGCTGGCATGGTCTCTCTCCTCTCGCCTGCTCTCGGCCAGTTCGGCACGCGGTTTGACGAACCGCTTCAATGCCGACTGGGCCACAACGCTCCTCGCTGCTATCTTCCTCATCTTCCTGCTTGGCGTTGGCTTTACGCTGCTTGAGGCCATCGCCCGCCGACCCAGCACCATCCGCCAGTCGCTCGCGCTTCCACCGCGCGCTTCCGCACCCCGCGAGTGGCTCACAGGCGCAGCGCTGGGCTGGGGAATCGTCACTGCTACTGTCCTTCCCATGGCGCTCGCAGGCGACCTCTACGTCAGTTTCTGGCTTGAGCCCCGCGCCTTCCTTCTCTTCTTCTTCAATCTGCTCGTCATCGCCGTCACATCGCTCGCGCAGGAGATCATCTTCCGCGGCTATCCCTTCCGTCGTCTCATCGACGCCATCGGCCCCGTTGCGGCAACCTGCTTCATGTCGCTTCTCTTCGCCATCACCTGCGCTATCGAAGACGGAGCCGGCCGACTCGCCCTTGTCATCGCGTTCCTGAGCAGCATCCTCTTTTCCATCTCCTGGCTTCGCACCCATGGCCTCTGGATGGCCTGGGGCATGCGTTTTGCCTGGACTGCCAGCATGGGCGCACTCTTCGGACTCCCCGTCGCCGGCTCGCTGAACCATGCGACGCTCATCCAGACCAACGCCATTGGCAGGCCCTGGGTCACCGGCGAAGACTACGGCCCCGAAGCCTCCGCCGTCATGATCCTCGCACTCATCGCCGGACTCATCCTCCTCGTCCGCGTCACGCGCGATTACGCCTGGAACTACACCCACCCCGAGATCGTCCCCGGCGGCTACCCCATGGACATCGCGCCCCCACCCGCGCACGCAGCGATGGAGGAGGCCGCCAAAGCCAAACAAAACTCGCTCGTTCAAATACTTCCCATGACGCCCCAGGGACGCTCCGCAGACTCCGAACCCAACCCCTGA